One window of the Shewanella maritima genome contains the following:
- a CDS encoding biotin/lipoyl-binding protein — protein MDNRQLANRTWPAHEFTEAIEAPTEKKLITRIIILIASSVLVMLLWSILTQVEEISKSKGQVVPLGHRQVIQSLTGGTIASVVVEEGDQVKKGDVLASFVAIDSQSAEEELESKRANLLLRIERYDAFIQQRSANFDEFNSTYPQLVKLHTASLLRMNQEREAMQQLSASEIAKSQAELDGLETEIPL, from the coding sequence ATGGATAATCGACAGCTTGCCAATCGAACTTGGCCTGCTCATGAGTTTACAGAAGCAATAGAAGCCCCTACAGAGAAGAAACTCATCACGCGGATTATCATCCTCATCGCCAGTTCCGTTTTGGTCATGCTACTGTGGTCGATATTGACCCAAGTAGAAGAGATATCAAAATCCAAAGGCCAGGTTGTACCGCTAGGACATCGGCAAGTGATTCAGAGCCTCACCGGCGGTACCATAGCCTCTGTGGTGGTAGAAGAAGGTGATCAGGTCAAAAAAGGTGATGTGCTAGCCAGTTTTGTCGCCATTGATAGTCAATCTGCAGAAGAGGAATTAGAGAGTAAACGCGCTAACCTGCTACTGAGAATTGAACGATACGATGCGTTTATTCAACAACGCTCAGCCAACTTTGATGAGTTTAATAGCACCTACCCACAACTGGTCAAACTCCACACGGCATCATTGCTGCGCATGAATCAAGAACGCGAAGCCATGCAGCAACTGTCGGCGTCTGAAATCGCAAAATCTCAAGCGGAACTTGATGGGCTAGAAACGGAAATCCCCCTTTAG
- a CDS encoding HlyD family type I secretion periplasmic adaptor subunit has translation MMLSVTAEQAVSKLRILESQQKLDAYMRELKSMQSKQQVLAKNLINLEQQLKQKQATQLKEVEEKRTETQAQLLGILAQLKSSGSLVSQNTVTAPVDGIIQSIPSTSSGSVIQPGGTVAVIVPMTKTGLMEVKLSPRDIGFVRENQPARIKIDAFDYSRYGALDGTVTRISPSTDKDEKGGVFYKVQISIDKPYFGEHPGQFDLLPGMTGEADIVTGEKSVFQYLWKPVFTNVTEAFGER, from the coding sequence ATGATGCTCTCGGTTACCGCCGAGCAAGCGGTATCAAAATTGCGTATTTTAGAGTCGCAACAAAAGCTTGATGCCTATATGCGCGAACTAAAAAGCATGCAAAGTAAACAGCAAGTTTTGGCCAAAAACCTGATCAATCTCGAGCAACAACTTAAACAGAAACAAGCCACTCAACTTAAAGAAGTTGAAGAAAAACGCACTGAAACTCAGGCCCAACTACTGGGCATTCTGGCGCAACTAAAATCATCTGGCTCTTTAGTGTCGCAAAACACGGTGACCGCACCTGTTGATGGCATTATTCAATCAATTCCCTCTACATCTAGCGGCAGCGTTATTCAACCCGGAGGCACGGTAGCCGTCATTGTACCCATGACAAAAACAGGCTTGATGGAAGTGAAGTTATCACCGAGAGATATTGGCTTTGTTCGTGAAAATCAGCCTGCCAGAATCAAGATAGATGCGTTTGATTATAGTCGTTACGGTGCGCTCGACGGCACTGTCACTCGCATCTCTCCCAGTACAGACAAAGATGAGAAAGGTGGCGTTTTTTATAAGGTACAGATAAGCATTGATAAACCCTATTTTGGCGAACACCCGGGTCAATTTGATCTGCTTCCAGGGATGACCGGTGAAGCCGATATTGTTACTGGTGAGAAAAGCGTATTTCAATACCTTTGGAAGCCTGTATTTACTAATGTTACTGAAGCTTTTGGTGAGCGATAG